The following coding sequences are from one Alphaproteobacteria bacterium window:
- the trmB gene encoding tRNA (guanosine(46)-N7)-methyltransferase TrmB codes for MTVKASAAVSATLASEQRPASWPHRRVPGRGRVRTLKPAHAAALARDLPRLAICLDPVDGGAAMLEPRRLFARPGPVWLEIGFGAGEHLAWQAQHHPDIGFIGVEPYRAGLARLLVRLTAADITNVRLYDDDAALLLARLAPASLERIFILFPDPWPKTRHHKRRLVQTHTVDLLARALCDGGELRLASDDPDYGAWCLARLTACPDLAWQAQRPADWQSWCEAAGQETVATRYEEKARQAGRKPLYLRFRRRPRAVGGPTAPDSA; via the coding sequence ATGACTGTCAAAGCGTCCGCCGCCGTGTCCGCCACGCTGGCCAGCGAGCAAAGACCAGCCAGCTGGCCACACCGCCGGGTTCCCGGCCGTGGTCGGGTGCGGACCCTCAAGCCGGCCCATGCGGCGGCGCTGGCGCGCGATCTGCCGCGCCTGGCCATATGCCTTGATCCAGTGGATGGCGGCGCGGCGATGCTGGAGCCACGGCGGCTGTTCGCCCGGCCTGGCCCGGTCTGGCTGGAGATCGGCTTCGGCGCCGGCGAGCACCTGGCGTGGCAGGCGCAGCATCACCCGGACATCGGGTTCATCGGCGTTGAGCCCTACCGTGCCGGCCTTGCCCGGCTGCTGGTGCGGCTGACCGCCGCGGACATCACCAATGTCCGCCTGTATGACGATGACGCGGCCCTGTTGCTGGCCCGTCTGGCGCCGGCCAGCCTGGAGCGCATCTTCATCCTGTTTCCCGACCCGTGGCCCAAGACGCGCCATCACAAGCGCCGCCTGGTGCAGACCCACACGGTAGACCTGCTGGCGCGGGCGCTTTGCGACGGCGGCGAGTTGCGGCTGGCGAGCGATGACCCGGATTATGGCGCCTGGTGCCTGGCCCGGCTGACCGCCTGCCCGGACCTGGCGTGGCAGGCGCAGCGGCCGGCGGACTGGCAGTCGTGGTGCGAAGCGGCGGGCCAGGAGACGGTAGCGACCCGCTATGAGGAGAAAGCGCGGCAAGCGGGCCGCAAGCCCCTGTATCTGCGGTTTCGCCGGCGGCCGCGGGCTGTTGGCGGGCCGACCGCACCGGATTCCGCTTGA
- the rbfA gene encoding 30S ribosome-binding factor RbfA, whose translation MSRRAQGGRGAAGGRGPQESHGLQRPRSPQRPRSQRQLRVGEEIRHLLARVFDRGELADPEVRDKSITVTEVRVSPDLRRATAYVSQLGVGGGAASDTLMAALKRSAPAIRHLIGRGLTLRNVPEVVFQADTVLDEAQHIETLLRSPRVRRDLTAAPAVTDGDGAEPGEGDGEEGGDGAAEDAEPPTGS comes from the coding sequence ATGAGCCGCCGGGCACAGGGCGGGCGCGGCGCGGCGGGCGGGCGCGGCCCCCAGGAATCACACGGTCTCCAGCGGCCGCGCAGTCCCCAGCGGCCGCGCAGTCAGAGGCAGTTGCGGGTGGGCGAGGAGATTCGCCATCTGCTGGCCCGGGTGTTCGACCGCGGCGAGCTGGCCGATCCCGAAGTGCGCGACAAATCCATCACCGTGACCGAAGTGCGGGTCAGCCCGGACCTGCGCCGGGCGACGGCCTATGTTTCGCAGCTGGGGGTGGGCGGTGGCGCGGCCAGCGATACGCTGATGGCCGCGCTCAAACGCTCGGCCCCGGCAATCCGTCACCTGATTGGCCGCGGGCTGACCCTGCGCAACGTGCCGGAGGTGGTGTTCCAGGCCGATACGGTGCTGGATGAGGCGCAGCATATTGAGACGCTGTTGCGCTCGCCGCGGGTGCGCCGCGATCTGACGGCGGCGCCGGCCGTCACGGATGGTGACGGGGCGGAGCCCGGCGAAGGCGACGGCGAAGAGGGCGGTGACGGGGCGGCGGAGGACGCGGAGCCGCCCACAGGGTCATGA
- the metK gene encoding methionine adenosyltransferase: MSKGDYLFTSESVSEGHPDKVCDRISDEVVDTFLAADADARVACETLVTTNFVMLAGETRGPASITPDLLIEKARAAIRDIGYEQDGFHWKTADIQCRLHAQSQDIAQGVDAAGNKDVGAGDQGIMFGYACRETAELMPAPIQFSHHILREMAAARHAGKEPMLGPDAKSQVTLEYRAGRPVGCTAILVSTQHQDGVDQDQVREIVRPYVMRAIPDGWMCDEDKFYVNPTGRFVIGGPDGDAGVTGRKIIVDTYGGAAPHGGGAFSGKDPTKVDRSAAYAARYLAKNVVAAGLAERCTIQLAYGIGMSQPISIFVDCDGTAEADEAAIARALGQTMDLSPRGIREHLGLTRPIYARSAAYGHFGRTPDADGGFSWERTDLAEALKRAVA, encoded by the coding sequence TTGAGCAAGGGCGACTATCTCTTTACCAGCGAAAGCGTTTCGGAAGGTCACCCCGACAAGGTCTGTGACCGTATCTCTGACGAGGTGGTGGACACCTTTCTGGCGGCCGATGCGGATGCCCGCGTGGCCTGTGAAACCCTGGTCACCACCAACTTCGTCATGCTCGCCGGCGAGACCCGCGGGCCGGCCTCCATCACACCGGACCTGCTGATCGAGAAGGCGCGCGCCGCCATTCGCGACATCGGCTATGAGCAGGACGGCTTTCACTGGAAGACGGCCGATATTCAGTGCCGCCTGCACGCCCAGTCACAGGACATCGCCCAGGGGGTCGACGCCGCCGGCAACAAGGATGTTGGCGCCGGCGACCAGGGCATCATGTTCGGCTATGCCTGCCGCGAGACCGCAGAGTTGATGCCGGCGCCGATTCAGTTTTCGCACCACATCCTGCGCGAGATGGCGGCGGCGCGCCACGCCGGCAAGGAACCCATGCTGGGGCCCGACGCCAAGAGCCAGGTGACTCTGGAATATCGCGCCGGCCGGCCGGTGGGCTGCACCGCCATTCTGGTCTCCACCCAGCATCAGGACGGGGTTGACCAGGATCAGGTGCGCGAGATCGTCCGGCCCTATGTGATGCGGGCGATCCCCGATGGCTGGATGTGCGACGAGGACAAGTTCTACGTCAATCCGACCGGCCGATTCGTCATTGGCGGCCCGGACGGCGATGCGGGCGTGACCGGTCGCAAGATCATCGTTGATACCTATGGCGGCGCGGCGCCCCACGGCGGCGGCGCCTTTTCCGGCAAGGACCCGACGAAGGTGGATCGTTCGGCCGCCTATGCCGCGCGCTATCTGGCGAAGAATGTGGTGGCGGCGGGCCTGGCCGAGCGGTGCACCATCCAGCTTGCCTATGGCATCGGCATGTCGCAGCCCATCAGCATTTTCGTTGACTGCGACGGCACCGCCGAGGCGGACGAGGCGGCCATCGCCAGGGCGCTGGGGCAGACCATGGACCTGTCGCCGCGCGGTATCCGCGAGCATCTGGGCCTGACCCGGCCGATCTATGCACGGTCCGCCGCCTATGGCCATTTCGGGCGCACACCCGACGCCGATGGCGGCTTTTCGTGGGAGCGGACCGATCTTGCCGAGGCGCTGAAGCGGGCGGTGGCCTGA
- a CDS encoding RNA-binding protein produces the protein MNDSLTDSMPDNVVAPGEVATAVRVREAARKPRSGADRPDRKDATAERRSIVTGKVLERGALLRFALSPEGRIVPDVAGRLPGRGLWSECERTIVSQACEKGLFARAARRPVHVPPNLPDTVEHQLLRRCQEIMGLARRAGAAVAGHDQVRALLAEGKAGAVLIARDGAADGRARMAAAAAAAGLPVIRLFDRSEIGQALGRGETVHAALRAGGLARRVLEEARRLAGFRPGEIAEGDQVEAALTDNAAGVEGVATTKGAMAARRSPLTRTSGRMKD, from the coding sequence ATGAACGATTCCCTGACTGACAGCATGCCGGACAATGTGGTGGCGCCGGGCGAGGTAGCAACGGCGGTGCGGGTTCGAGAGGCGGCGCGCAAGCCGCGCAGCGGCGCCGACCGGCCCGACCGTAAGGACGCCACGGCCGAACGTCGGTCCATCGTCACCGGCAAGGTTCTGGAACGCGGCGCCCTGCTGCGTTTTGCCCTGTCGCCGGAGGGGAGAATCGTGCCGGACGTGGCGGGACGTCTGCCCGGTCGCGGTTTGTGGTCGGAATGTGAGCGGACTATAGTCTCGCAGGCTTGTGAGAAGGGGCTGTTTGCCCGCGCCGCCCGGCGGCCGGTGCATGTGCCGCCGAACCTGCCTGACACGGTGGAGCATCAGCTTCTGCGTCGCTGTCAGGAGATCATGGGTCTGGCCCGTCGGGCCGGCGCCGCGGTGGCGGGCCATGATCAGGTGCGGGCGCTGCTGGCCGAAGGCAAAGCCGGCGCCGTACTGATCGCCCGCGATGGCGCGGCCGACGGCCGGGCGCGCATGGCGGCCGCCGCCGCTGCGGCGGGTCTGCCGGTGATCCGGCTGTTTGACCGCTCGGAGATCGGCCAGGCGCTGGGTCGCGGTGAGACGGTGCACGCGGCGCTGCGCGCCGGCGGGCTGGCCCGCCGGGTGCTGGAAGAGGCGCGGCGGTTGGCCGGTTTTCGCCCGGGCGAGATCGCCGAGGGCGACCAGGTGGAAGCGGCGCTGACCGATAACGCGGCCGGCGTCGAGGGCGTGGCGACGACCAAGGGTGCCATGGCGGCCCGGCGCAGCCCGCTTACACGCACGTCAGGACGCATGAAGGACTAG
- the infB gene encoding translation initiation factor IF-2 yields the protein MSDSKDDKTDKTDKPLSLSGEGRLGLRRTSEQGQVRQSFSHGRSKTVQVEVRRKRTSSRTADSGGVAESPAAPASPARPAAVRQPARPATARAPRGLTEAEREARVRAVQGARTGAAESEPAVDDNRQEEIEATRRRREEEERRRSEVERRNAEEEARRRSEEEASRRVKQRPELKAELDVDKAGDDASEARRERPDVKRPRPTPRTGERRRSGKLTIAQALDEDAGQRARSLASVRRARERDRLRAAQNQERVKIVRDVTVPDSITVQELSNRMAEKAGDVIKFLMKNDMMATITQSIDADTAELVVNEFGHKFNRVSEADVEIGIDGLADVEGDKEARAPVVTVMGHVDHGKTSLLDALRETDVVAREAGGITQHIGAYQVRMKDGRAITFVDTPGHAAFTEMRARGASITDLVVLVVAADDGVQPQTAEAISHARAAGVPMIVAINKTDAPGADASRVRNELLNHEVVTESNGGDVLAVEISALKKQNLDALEEAILLQAEVLELTANPDRPGQGAVIEAKLDRGRGPVATVLVQRGTLRTGDIVIAGDQWGKVRALQDFRGEAVDSAGPSMPVEILGLNGVPEAGDDFAVVENESRAREVSEFRQRRRRDSAAGATPRSTVQQMLDQISAGEVRELPVVVKADVQGSVEAIANALASLGDGEVAMRIIHAGVGAITESDVTLAASTGGLILGFGVRPNPQAREAARRDGVDIRYYAIIYELVDEMRGLLSGMLAPREEEKELGHAEVREVFAMSKTGKVAGCMVTDGLVRRGARARLLRDGVVVHATTIEGLRRFKDEVREVNQGFECGISLANYQDIQQGDVIEVFEIEQISRQLAS from the coding sequence ATGAGCGACAGCAAAGACGACAAGACGGACAAGACCGATAAGCCGCTGAGCCTGTCGGGCGAGGGCCGGTTGGGCTTGCGCCGGACGAGCGAGCAGGGCCAGGTCCGCCAGAGCTTCTCGCATGGTCGCAGCAAGACCGTGCAGGTGGAGGTGCGTCGCAAGCGCACGTCTTCCCGCACGGCGGACAGCGGCGGCGTGGCCGAGAGCCCGGCGGCGCCGGCCAGCCCGGCGCGACCGGCGGCGGTCCGTCAGCCGGCCCGGCCGGCCACCGCGCGGGCGCCGCGCGGCCTGACCGAGGCCGAGCGCGAGGCGCGTGTCCGCGCCGTCCAGGGCGCCCGGACCGGCGCGGCTGAAAGTGAGCCGGCGGTTGATGACAACCGGCAGGAAGAGATCGAGGCGACCCGGCGGCGCCGGGAGGAAGAAGAGCGTCGGCGCAGTGAGGTCGAACGGCGCAACGCCGAAGAAGAAGCGCGCCGCCGGTCGGAGGAAGAGGCCAGCCGCCGCGTCAAGCAGCGACCGGAACTGAAGGCCGAGCTGGACGTCGACAAGGCCGGTGACGATGCCAGCGAGGCGCGTCGCGAACGGCCGGACGTCAAGCGGCCGCGACCGACGCCGCGCACCGGCGAGCGCCGGCGGTCCGGCAAGCTGACCATCGCGCAGGCGCTGGATGAGGATGCCGGGCAGCGCGCCCGCTCGCTGGCCAGTGTGCGTCGCGCCCGTGAGCGCGACCGCCTCCGCGCGGCGCAGAATCAGGAGCGCGTCAAGATCGTTCGCGACGTGACAGTGCCCGACAGCATCACCGTGCAGGAACTGTCCAACCGGATGGCCGAGAAGGCCGGTGACGTCATCAAGTTCCTCATGAAGAATGACATGATGGCGACCATCACCCAGTCGATCGACGCTGATACGGCGGAGCTGGTGGTCAACGAGTTTGGTCACAAGTTCAACCGGGTCAGCGAGGCCGATGTGGAAATTGGCATCGATGGCCTGGCCGATGTTGAAGGCGACAAGGAAGCGCGTGCGCCGGTGGTGACCGTCATGGGCCATGTGGACCACGGCAAGACCTCATTGCTGGACGCGTTGCGCGAAACCGATGTGGTGGCCCGCGAAGCCGGCGGCATCACCCAGCATATCGGTGCCTATCAGGTGCGAATGAAAGACGGCCGCGCCATCACCTTCGTGGACACGCCGGGCCATGCCGCCTTTACCGAGATGCGCGCACGTGGCGCCAGCATCACCGATCTGGTGGTGCTGGTGGTGGCGGCCGATGACGGTGTGCAGCCGCAGACCGCCGAAGCCATCTCTCACGCTCGCGCCGCCGGCGTACCGATGATTGTCGCCATCAACAAGACGGATGCACCGGGGGCCGATGCCTCCCGTGTCCGCAACGAACTGCTGAATCATGAGGTGGTGACCGAAAGCAACGGCGGCGACGTGCTGGCGGTGGAGATTTCAGCGCTCAAGAAACAGAATCTGGATGCGCTTGAAGAGGCGATCCTGCTGCAGGCGGAAGTGCTGGAGCTGACGGCCAATCCGGACCGGCCCGGCCAGGGCGCGGTGATCGAAGCCAAGCTGGATCGCGGCCGCGGCCCGGTGGCGACGGTCCTTGTGCAGCGCGGCACCCTGCGCACCGGCGACATCGTTATCGCCGGCGACCAGTGGGGCAAGGTGCGCGCCCTGCAGGATTTTCGTGGCGAGGCGGTGGATAGCGCCGGTCCCTCGATGCCGGTGGAGATCCTCGGCCTCAACGGTGTGCCGGAGGCCGGTGATGATTTCGCGGTGGTGGAGAATGAGAGCCGGGCGCGGGAGGTGTCGGAGTTCCGTCAGCGCCGCCGCCGGGATTCGGCGGCCGGTGCGACGCCACGCTCTACCGTGCAGCAGATGCTGGACCAGATCAGCGCCGGCGAAGTGCGTGAACTGCCGGTGGTGGTCAAGGCTGATGTGCAGGGCAGCGTGGAGGCCATCGCCAATGCGCTGGCCTCGCTCGGCGACGGCGAAGTGGCCATGCGCATCATCCATGCCGGTGTCGGCGCCATCACGGAGTCCGATGTGACCCTGGCCGCCTCCACCGGCGGCCTGATTCTGGGCTTTGGCGTTCGCCCCAACCCGCAGGCGCGGGAAGCAGCGCGGCGCGACGGCGTGGACATCCGTTATTACGCCATCATCTACGAGCTGGTGGACGAAATGCGCGGCCTGCTGTCCGGCATGCTGGCGCCACGGGAGGAAGAGAAAGAGCTGGGCCACGCCGAGGTGCGCGAGGTCTTTGCCATGAGCAAGACCGGCAAGGTGGCCGGCTGCATGGTGACCGACGGTCTTGTCCGCCGCGGCGCCAGGGCCCGCCTGTTGCGCGACGGTGTGGTGGTCCATGCCACTACTATTGAGGGCTTGCGGCGCTTTAAGGACGAGGTGCGCGAGGTCAACCAGGGCTTTGAGTGCGGTATCTCGCTGGCCAATTATCAGGACATCCAGCAGGGCGACGTGATCGAGGTGTTCGAGATCGAACAGATCAGTCGCCAGTTGGCGTCCTGA
- the rimP gene encoding ribosome maturation factor RimP, whose product MVTNGHMQDAGDTNAKPMPGRGGDGAQRESDHQSGHDSRQAAGRQSRPAGNRESRPAGNRESRIVALARPVLEDMGFDLVQAQISGEGRGGQTVLQIMIERADGGLTLDDCAAASRALSAALDVADPLAGAYVLEVGSPGVDRPLVRQRDFERWSGHEVRIELADGLAAPGRDEVVDEAQVAQIGRKRFRGRLLGVEEHGGQVRVRLASDGGEVLLPLDGIRRARLELTDALLQSGRRH is encoded by the coding sequence GTGGTGACCAACGGACACATGCAGGACGCAGGCGATACAAACGCAAAGCCTATGCCGGGCCGTGGCGGCGATGGCGCACAACGGGAGTCTGACCACCAGTCCGGCCACGACTCCCGGCAGGCCGCCGGCCGCCAATCGCGTCCGGCGGGTAACCGCGAATCGCGCCCGGCGGGTAACCGCGAATCGCGCATAGTAGCGCTGGCGCGGCCGGTGCTTGAGGATATGGGGTTCGACCTGGTGCAGGCGCAGATCAGCGGCGAGGGCCGGGGCGGCCAGACGGTTCTGCAGATCATGATCGAGCGGGCCGATGGCGGCCTTACCCTGGACGATTGCGCCGCCGCCAGCCGCGCCCTGTCGGCCGCCCTCGATGTGGCCGACCCGCTGGCCGGGGCTTATGTGCTGGAAGTGGGCTCGCCGGGGGTGGACCGGCCACTGGTGCGGCAACGGGATTTCGAGCGGTGGAGCGGCCACGAGGTGCGCATCGAACTGGCCGATGGCCTGGCCGCGCCGGGTCGTGACGAGGTGGTGGACGAGGCGCAGGTGGCCCAGATCGGCCGCAAGCGGTTTCGCGGCCGGCTGCTCGGCGTCGAGGAGCATGGTGGCCAGGTGCGGGTGCGCCTGGCCAGCGACGGCGGCGAAGTGCTGTTGCCGCTGGACGGCATCCGCCGCGCCAGGCTTGAACTGACGGACGCCTTGCTGCAGTCCGGTCGCCGCCACTAG
- a CDS encoding helix-turn-helix transcriptional regulator, producing the protein MAIGGQVARTADKSSGGTGRGTSVGKTTKAGARARAPARRGRGGATSVDAHVGQRLRQRRTLMGLTQERLAEALGLTFQQVQKYERGANRVGASRLFDLSRVLSVEVGYFFEGLGDGGAATAGGLAEERAPSLAPDPMARRETLELVRAYYRITDPALRRQVFDLAKALARSSKDLASPDLADNDSIDG; encoded by the coding sequence ATGGCGATCGGGGGACAGGTGGCACGGACAGCGGACAAGAGCAGCGGCGGCACAGGCCGCGGCACAAGCGTTGGCAAGACGACGAAAGCGGGCGCCCGCGCACGGGCGCCGGCGCGGCGCGGGCGCGGCGGCGCCACCTCGGTGGATGCCCATGTGGGTCAGCGCCTGCGCCAGCGCCGCACCCTGATGGGGCTTACCCAGGAGCGGCTGGCCGAGGCGCTGGGCCTGACCTTTCAGCAGGTGCAGAAGTATGAGCGCGGCGCCAACCGGGTGGGAGCCAGCCGCCTGTTCGACCTGTCCCGCGTGTTGAGTGTGGAGGTCGGCTATTTCTTTGAAGGGCTGGGCGACGGCGGCGCCGCCACGGCGGGCGGTCTGGCGGAGGAGCGCGCGCCATCACTGGCGCCGGACCCCATGGCCCGGCGCGAGACGCTGGAGCTGGTGCGGGCCTATTACCGCATCACCGATCCCGCCCTGCGCCGCCAGGTGTTTGATCTGGCCAAGGCGCTGGCTCGTTCCAGCAAGGACCTGGCCAGCCCGGATCTGGCCGACAATGACAGCATCGACGGCTGA
- the nusA gene encoding transcription termination factor NusA codes for MAETLSGFSRIEMLQVADAVAREKSIEREEVLEAMELAIQRAARAKYGQEHDIRADINRSTGEIALARYTEATDEVENEFTQLPLAEAQKRQPGIAAGEFIIEPLPPIDFGRIAAQTAKQVIVQKVREAERARQYEEYKDRVGEIVNGLVKRVEFGNVTVDLGRAEAMMRRDECIPRETFRPGDRVRAYIYDVRQEIRGPQIFVSRTHPEFMAKLFAQEVPEIYDGIIEIKGVARDPGSRAKIAVLSNDSGIDPVGACVGMRGSRVQAVVAELQGEKIDIIPWSPDPATFIVNGLAPAEVTKVVLDEEAGKIEVVVPEEQLSLAIGRRGQNVRLASLISGWDIDIMTEDEESERRQEEFRVRTALFKEALNVEDVISQLLATEGFATVEDVAYAGPDDLAGIEGFDEELAAALQERAQDWLAAAEAKNVERRRELGVSDEVAAIDGLTSAMLVALGEAGVKTLDDLAELAGFELSDRESGILREFGVDEAAANDIVLRARQHWYPGEDLLAVASQEGDDAEEGASGATPDAGDNNASAGDGADGEAGQPAASAMPPQSH; via the coding sequence ATGGCGGAGACGCTCAGCGGGTTTTCCCGTATTGAAATGCTTCAGGTGGCCGACGCGGTAGCGCGGGAGAAGTCCATCGAGCGCGAAGAAGTGCTGGAGGCGATGGAGCTGGCCATCCAGCGCGCGGCGCGCGCCAAGTATGGCCAGGAGCACGACATCCGGGCGGACATCAACCGGTCCACCGGCGAAATCGCCCTGGCCCGCTATACCGAAGCGACGGACGAGGTGGAGAACGAGTTTACCCAGTTGCCGCTGGCCGAAGCGCAGAAGCGCCAGCCCGGCATCGCCGCCGGCGAGTTCATCATCGAGCCCTTGCCGCCCATCGACTTTGGGCGCATCGCAGCGCAGACCGCCAAGCAGGTCATCGTTCAGAAGGTGCGTGAGGCGGAACGGGCGCGGCAGTACGAAGAATACAAGGACCGCGTCGGCGAGATCGTCAACGGCCTGGTCAAGCGCGTCGAGTTCGGCAATGTCACGGTTGACCTGGGCCGGGCCGAGGCCATGATGCGGCGCGACGAGTGCATCCCGCGCGAGACCTTCCGCCCCGGCGACCGGGTGCGGGCCTATATCTATGACGTGCGGCAGGAAATACGCGGACCGCAGATCTTCGTCTCGCGCACCCATCCGGAGTTCATGGCCAAGCTGTTCGCCCAGGAGGTGCCGGAAATCTATGACGGCATCATCGAGATCAAGGGCGTCGCCCGCGACCCCGGCTCGCGCGCCAAGATCGCCGTGCTGAGCAACGATTCCGGCATCGATCCGGTGGGTGCGTGCGTCGGCATGCGCGGCAGCCGCGTCCAGGCGGTGGTGGCCGAACTGCAGGGCGAGAAGATCGACATTATTCCGTGGTCGCCGGACCCCGCCACGTTCATCGTCAACGGGCTGGCGCCGGCTGAGGTGACCAAGGTGGTGCTGGACGAAGAGGCCGGCAAGATCGAAGTGGTGGTGCCGGAAGAGCAATTGTCGCTGGCCATCGGCCGGCGCGGCCAGAACGTGCGTCTGGCCTCGCTGATTTCCGGCTGGGACATCGACATCATGACCGAGGACGAGGAGTCGGAGCGGCGCCAGGAAGAGTTCCGCGTCCGCACCGCCCTGTTCAAGGAAGCGCTGAACGTCGAGGACGTGATCAGCCAGCTTCTGGCGACGGAGGGCTTCGCCACGGTCGAGGACGTGGCCTATGCCGGGCCTGACGACCTGGCCGGGATCGAGGGCTTCGACGAGGAGCTGGCGGCGGCGTTGCAGGAGCGCGCCCAGGACTGGCTGGCGGCGGCGGAGGCCAAGAATGTGGAGCGCCGGCGAGAGCTCGGCGTCAGCGACGAGGTGGCGGCAATCGACGGCCTGACATCGGCCATGCTGGTGGCTCTGGGCGAAGCCGGGGTGAAGACGCTGGACGATCTGGCGGAACTGGCCGGCTTCGAGTTGTCGGACCGCGAAAGCGGCATCCTGCGCGAATTCGGCGTTGATGAAGCGGCGGCCAACGACATTGTCCTGCGCGCCCGTCAGCACTGGTATCCGGGTGAGGATCTGCTGGCTGTGGCGTCACAGGAGGGTGACGACGCAGAAGAAGGGGCGAGCGGCGCGACGCCGGACGCCGGAGACAATAACGCAAGCGCCGGCGATGGCGCGGACGGAGAAGCGGGTCAGCCCGCGGCTTCGGCCATGCCACCGCAAAGCCATTAA
- the lnt gene encoding apolipoprotein N-acyltransferase has product MAATAGAGLPVGVARLRRAVAGLTGWRRRGAAALLGAAMTLALPPLYILPAMALAISGLLWLSEGEAAGATARRRLASGFALGWWFGLGYFAFGLYWINSALLVDGWRFAWLIPLSVAGIGGGLALFSAIAVAAACLARPGWPRLLALAGGWTLLEVARGHLFTGFPWNLAGHALVFSDLLVQGASLSGVYGLSLAVVLWAGGASLLDRPIRSGALLLLVGLPLAMAAYGFARLERSYAPTDGLMPVMVRLVQPAVPQREKWDPTLRFAHLDRLVDLTAAPPRDSDQAPQVVIWPEAATAFDLAGDAALRRAIAGILPAGGVLIAGTLRQELGQDRGQDSGRVFNAIIAVDSDGAVRATYDKHHLVPFGEYVPFADAPGVAALALGRGSLSAGAGRRTLRVGHIPAFGPLVCYEAIFPGQVTARGTRPDWLLNLTNDAWYGETAGPHQHFAAVRLRAVEEGLPLVRVANTGISAVVDSWGRLQAVIPLGVGPAFVDAPLPRALPATVFARVGLAGPLSLAGLVLLAGWGLSGRGVSGRDGPVGAGPGARS; this is encoded by the coding sequence ATGGCCGCCACGGCGGGGGCGGGTCTGCCGGTGGGGGTGGCGCGGCTGCGTCGAGCGGTGGCCGGGCTTACCGGCTGGCGGCGGCGCGGCGCGGCGGCGTTGCTCGGCGCCGCCATGACGCTGGCCCTGCCGCCGCTGTATATCCTGCCGGCCATGGCGCTGGCGATCAGCGGCTTGCTGTGGCTGAGCGAAGGCGAGGCGGCCGGCGCCACGGCCCGCCGCCGGCTGGCCAGCGGCTTCGCGCTCGGCTGGTGGTTCGGTCTCGGCTATTTCGCCTTCGGGCTCTACTGGATCAACAGCGCGCTGCTGGTGGACGGCTGGCGCTTTGCCTGGCTGATTCCCCTGTCGGTGGCAGGGATTGGCGGCGGCCTTGCGCTGTTCAGCGCAATCGCCGTGGCCGCCGCCTGCCTGGCCCGGCCCGGCTGGCCACGGCTGCTGGCGCTGGCCGGCGGCTGGACCCTGCTGGAGGTGGCGCGCGGCCATCTCTTCACCGGCTTCCCGTGGAACCTGGCCGGTCATGCCCTGGTCTTTTCCGATCTGCTGGTGCAGGGCGCCTCTTTGTCTGGCGTCTATGGTCTGTCTTTGGCGGTGGTGCTGTGGGCCGGCGGGGCCAGCCTGCTGGACCGGCCGATCCGGTCCGGCGCGCTGCTGCTGCTGGTTGGCCTGCCGCTGGCGATGGCGGCCTATGGCTTTGCCCGGCTAGAGCGCAGCTACGCGCCAACCGATGGCTTGATGCCGGTGATGGTGCGGCTGGTGCAGCCGGCGGTACCACAACGGGAGAAGTGGGACCCGACGCTTCGCTTCGCCCATCTGGACCGGCTGGTGGACCTGACCGCCGCGCCGCCACGCGACAGCGACCAGGCGCCGCAGGTGGTCATCTGGCCGGAAGCGGCGACGGCGTTTGATCTGGCCGGCGATGCGGCCTTGCGCCGGGCCATCGCCGGCATACTGCCGGCCGGAGGTGTGCTGATCGCCGGCACCCTGCGACAGGAGTTGGGGCAGGACCGGGGGCAGGACTCAGGACGGGTCTTCAACGCGATCATTGCGGTGGATAGCGACGGCGCGGTGCGGGCCACCTATGACAAGCATCACCTGGTGCCGTTCGGCGAGTATGTGCCCTTCGCCGACGCGCCGGGGGTGGCGGCGCTGGCCCTCGGCCGGGGCAGCCTGTCGGCGGGGGCGGGGCGGCGGACGCTGCGCGTCGGCCACATCCCGGCCTTTGGTCCGCTGGTTTGTTACGAGGCCATCTTTCCGGGTCAGGTGACGGCCCGTGGGACGCGTCCGGACTGGCTGCTCAACCTGACCAACGATGCCTGGTATGGCGAGACCGCCGGGCCGCACCAGCATTTCGCCGCGGTCCGCCTGCGGGCGGTGGAGGAAGGCCTGCCGCTGGTGCGGGTGGCCAATACGGGCATTTCGGCGGTGGTCGATTCCTGGGGTCGGTTGCAGGCGGTCATTCCCTTGGGGGTCGGGCCCGCCTTTGTCGATGCGCCACTGCCCCGCGCCCTGCCGGCGACCGTCTTCGCCCGGGTCGGTCTGGCCGGCCCGCTGAGTCTGGCCGGACTGGTCCTGCTGGCCGGCTGGGGCCTGTCCGGTCGGGGCGTGTCCGGTCGGGACGGGCCGGTCGGGGCGGGGCCGGGCGCCCGGTCATGA